In Planctomycetia bacterium, one DNA window encodes the following:
- a CDS encoding DUF1844 domain-containing protein, with the protein MSDEKKIIIDDDWKQQAAREKEQLAAAVEESVGGSEAGGPMSAGGFAGLVQLLAMQALVGLGGFAGPGGQEIPPNLELAKMHIDMLDLLEQKTKGNLTPDEKAMLDTTLHQLRIAYVESVQAAAPIRPGGAPR; encoded by the coding sequence ATGAGCGACGAAAAAAAAATCATCATCGACGACGATTGGAAGCAGCAGGCGGCCCGGGAAAAAGAGCAGCTCGCGGCGGCGGTGGAGGAAAGCGTCGGTGGGAGCGAGGCGGGCGGACCCATGTCCGCGGGCGGCTTCGCCGGACTGGTGCAGTTGTTGGCCATGCAAGCACTGGTTGGTTTGGGAGGGTTTGCCGGACCAGGGGGGCAGGAGATTCCCCCGAACCTCGAACTGGCCAAGATGCATATTGATATGCTCGACCTGCTCGAGCAGAAGACGAAGGGCAACCTGACGCCCGACGAAAAAGCGATGCTCGACACGACGCTGCACCAGCTTCGCATCGCGTACGTCGAGTCGGTACAGGCGGCTGCGCCGATCCGGCCGGGCGGCGCGCCGCGGTGA
- a CDS encoding SDR family oxidoreductase → MIDQSPTTFLTGATGFLGHYLLRDLLRSGRRMVVMLRAPLIESRERLTKLMRPLEIDLNEYIDADQLVLVAGALPDELPEPTWGRTDEIVACAACLQLLANGNQEPHRTNVLGTQSIIEWAERHGCRSIHAVSTAYVCGYTQGTVREVFHYPQPTFQTDYERSKWIAEDKLREWSNLPERSLTVYRPSFLVGDSANGYTTQFGGFYQFARLVSLLKEQNNGNNGHTTYVPLRIPGYPTDQIQNLVPVDFASKTIARIMDDPAFHGRIYHVADPSPPTWEFFKACMEDYFGLHGGYFVPPEEIKAEVNTPESLMWEKYDLLLPRLRHLPRFDCSNTLAFLASRGLTFPSFDRDRITTLLDYARSRNWGTRSGRLARAH, encoded by the coding sequence ATGATCGATCAATCCCCCACGACGTTCCTGACCGGCGCGACCGGTTTCCTCGGCCATTACCTCTTGCGTGACCTGCTACGCAGCGGCAGGCGGATGGTCGTCATGCTCCGCGCGCCGCTGATTGAATCTCGCGAGCGGCTGACAAAGCTGATGCGACCGCTCGAGATCGACCTCAACGAATACATCGATGCCGATCAACTCGTTCTGGTCGCAGGCGCTTTGCCCGATGAACTCCCTGAACCGACGTGGGGACGCACCGACGAAATCGTCGCCTGCGCCGCATGCCTTCAACTGCTCGCCAACGGCAACCAGGAGCCGCATCGAACGAATGTCCTGGGAACCCAATCCATCATCGAATGGGCCGAGCGGCACGGCTGCCGCTCCATTCACGCCGTCAGCACGGCCTACGTCTGCGGTTACACCCAAGGCACGGTGCGCGAGGTTTTTCATTACCCGCAGCCAACATTCCAGACCGACTACGAGCGCTCGAAGTGGATCGCCGAGGACAAGCTGCGCGAATGGTCCAACCTGCCCGAGCGCAGCCTGACCGTCTACCGTCCCAGCTTCCTCGTCGGCGACTCGGCCAACGGCTACACGACCCAGTTCGGCGGCTTTTACCAGTTCGCTCGACTCGTCAGCCTGCTCAAAGAGCAAAACAACGGCAACAACGGCCACACGACCTACGTCCCCTTGCGAATACCAGGCTACCCGACCGATCAGATACAGAACCTCGTCCCGGTCGATTTCGCATCAAAGACCATCGCGCGGATCATGGACGATCCGGCCTTCCACGGACGCATCTATCACGTCGCCGATCCGTCACCGCCCACCTGGGAATTCTTCAAGGCATGCATGGAAGATTACTTTGGTCTGCATGGGGGCTATTTCGTCCCGCCCGAGGAAATCAAGGCCGAAGTGAACACGCCCGAATCACTCATGTGGGAGAAGTACGACCTGCTCTTGCCACGATTGAGGCACCTGCCGCGGTTCGATTGTTCCAACACCCTCGCCTTCCTCGCCTCGCGCGGCTTGACCTTTCCTTCGTTTGATCGTGACCGTATCACCACGCTACTGGACTACGCCCGTTCACGAAACTGGGGAACACGCTCCGGCCGACTCGCCCGCGCCCATTAA
- a CDS encoding FG-GAP repeat protein encodes MPESNPPSDIRHPPFLRIVIDDRDAVYPLTIDPIAQQAYLKASNTGANDQFGQSVAVSGDTVVVGAYREDSSATGVNGNQADNSAADSGAAYVFVRSGGVWSQQAYLKASNTGADDRFGNSVSVSGGTVVVGAYQEDSSATGVNGNGADNSASNSGAAYVFVRSSGVWSQQAYLKASNTGATDQFGYSVAVSGDNVVVGAPGEDSSATGVNGNGANNSAADSGAAYVFTGAGPSCCPGDMNGDNVVNGLDIQPFIDKLLSGGACP; translated from the coding sequence ATGCCCGAATCCAATCCGCCCTCCGACATCCGCCATCCGCCATTCCTCCGCATCGTCATCGACGATAGGGACGCGGTCTATCCGCTGACCATCGACCCGATCGCCCAGCAGGCCTATCTGAAGGCCTCCAACACCGGGGCGAACGACCAGTTCGGCCAGTCGGTGGCGGTCAGCGGCGACACGGTGGTGGTCGGGGCGTACCGGGAGGACAGCAGCGCCACCGGCGTGAACGGCAACCAGGCCGACAACAGCGCCGCGGATTCCGGGGCGGCCTACGTCTTCGTCCGCAGCGGCGGGGTCTGGAGCCAGCAGGCGTATCTGAAGGCCTCCAACACCGGGGCGGACGACCGATTCGGCAACTCCGTGTCCGTCAGCGGCGGCACCGTGGTGGTCGGGGCGTACCAAGAGGACAGCAGCGCCACCGGCGTGAACGGCAACGGAGCTGACAACAGCGCCAGCAACTCCGGCGCGGCCTACGTCTTCGTCCGCAGCAGCGGAGTCTGGAGCCAGCAGGCCTATCTGAAGGCCTCCAACACCGGGGCGACCGACCAGTTCGGCTACTCGGTGGCGGTCAGCGGCGACAACGTGGTAGTCGGGGCACCGGGCGAGGACAGCAGCGCTACGGGCGTGAACGGCAACGGAGCCAACAACAGCGCCGCGGATTCCGGGGCGGCCTACGTCTTCACGGGCGCGGGGCCGTCGTGCTGCCCCGGCGACATGAACGGAGACAACGTGGTCAACGGCCTGGACATCCAGCCGTTCATCGACAAGCTGCTAAGCGGAGGGGCCTGTCCTTAG
- a CDS encoding SpoIIE family protein phosphatase, producing the protein MSVTKQTSEPSRPVGSAESRQVANLRAVLEVSRELAAMEELTTLLSKIEKAALRVLECERATVFILDRERNELYSRLATGVDEIRFSAERGIAGEVVRTGEIVDVPDAYADPRFNPEIDRKTGFKTRNMISFPLRGFDHSIIGVLQLLNRTGGGDAWDGELVKTFGAQVGVALQRQLLIEHFTEKQRLERDLDIARTIQQGLLPDKPAEVAGFDIAGWNKPADQTGGDCYDYLRLSEDTLAVTIADATGHGIGPALMIAECRALFRATIGLAPDNLTAAVERVNNLLCEDLPDDRFVTAFFGVVSAKRSEMTYLSAGHGPIIRYTRADDRIEEFKANGVPLGIMADVPFPEPDVFKMAPGDMMIVVTDGFFEWADATKNQYGLERMYDLIRANRDRSSVDIIRLLHESVLEFAQGTPQSDDLTAVIVKRI; encoded by the coding sequence ATGAGCGTCACGAAACAAACGAGCGAGCCGAGCCGTCCGGTCGGCAGCGCGGAAAGCCGGCAGGTGGCCAACCTCCGGGCCGTGCTGGAGGTGTCGCGCGAGCTGGCGGCGATGGAAGAACTGACGACGCTCCTCTCGAAAATCGAGAAAGCGGCGTTGCGGGTGTTGGAGTGCGAGAGGGCGACGGTTTTCATTCTCGACCGCGAGCGCAACGAGCTGTACAGCCGCCTTGCCACCGGTGTGGATGAGATTCGCTTCAGCGCCGAGCGTGGCATCGCCGGCGAGGTCGTTCGTACCGGCGAAATCGTTGATGTGCCCGACGCCTACGCCGACCCGCGATTCAATCCCGAGATCGACCGCAAGACCGGTTTCAAGACGCGCAACATGATCAGCTTCCCGCTGCGCGGCTTCGATCACTCGATCATCGGCGTGCTCCAATTGCTCAATCGCACCGGCGGCGGAGACGCCTGGGACGGCGAACTGGTCAAGACGTTCGGGGCGCAGGTCGGCGTTGCCCTGCAACGCCAGTTGCTGATCGAGCACTTTACCGAGAAACAACGCCTCGAGCGCGATCTCGATATTGCCCGGACGATTCAACAGGGCCTCCTGCCCGACAAGCCCGCGGAAGTTGCCGGGTTTGACATCGCCGGGTGGAACAAGCCTGCCGATCAAACCGGCGGGGACTGCTACGACTATCTGCGCCTCAGCGAGGACACGCTTGCCGTCACAATCGCCGACGCGACCGGTCATGGGATCGGCCCGGCGCTGATGATCGCCGAATGCCGCGCGCTGTTTCGCGCCACGATCGGTCTCGCGCCCGACAACCTGACCGCGGCGGTTGAGCGTGTCAACAATCTGCTCTGCGAAGACCTGCCCGACGACCGGTTCGTCACGGCGTTCTTCGGGGTTGTCTCGGCGAAGCGGAGTGAGATGACCTACCTAAGCGCGGGGCATGGGCCTATCATTCGCTACACCCGCGCCGATGATCGCATCGAGGAATTCAAGGCCAACGGCGTACCGCTGGGGATCATGGCCGATGTGCCGTTTCCCGAGCCGGATGTCTTCAAAATGGCGCCGGGCGACATGATGATCGTCGTCACGGACGGGTTTTTTGAGTGGGCCGACGCGACGAAGAACCAATACGGCCTGGAACGGATGTACGATCTCATTCGCGCGAACCGCGACCGCAGCAGCGTCGACATCATCCGATTGCTGCACGAGTCCGTCCTCGAGTTCGCGCAGGGCACGCCGCAAAGCGACGATCTCACCGCCGTCATTGTCAAGCGAATCTAA
- a CDS encoding tetratricopeptide repeat protein → MTGRRRTNPRHRQAEADGDETSIHIAGTAPSPRFAAIIIGLAIVSLTLLVYARAIAGGFIWDDDSYILNNETLNRAAGLWRIWFEIGATPQYYPLVFTTFWVENQIWGHWSHGYHLVNVLLHAGTAWMLWRILRELRVPGAAAAALIFALHPVHVESVAWITERKNVLSGFFYMLAAWYFIRFSPNETSRVADANTSDSMRSTALSHRPLMNEATVPNANWKYYILSLACFILALLSKTVTASLPAALLLVYWWKTGRISRRTLIAMLPMLALGAAAGRITAWVETHHVGTKFVDLDFSAAQRVLIAGRAVWFYLWKLLWPHPLTFIYPRWRLDAASALQWAFPMAAVLLVGILVVLVRRAGRGPLTAALFFGGTLFPALGFVSVFPMRYSFVADHFQYLASIGPIVFICAGGAWLFRRMQLGSTPACVATGLACLILGILTFRQAGVYRDLVTLWVDTLKKNPDATMARNNLGAEYQRQGRLDEAITCYVESLAHPDCYDRPDVLTNLAKAWTLKGDYPRAIEYYEQALALRPDFPKARSNLGAILQRVGRAREAESHLRASVESYPENPLAWNNLGSVLLELGRAQEALDCLKKAAALRPDLPDAHYNMGNALFRLRRSEEALAAYGEAIRIDPKYVDAHVNRANVFLQSGQIERARQDLNEAIRIQPDHAIGNYHLSSILAREGRREEAQRHYTIAKRGRPDLPPPAGLTGS, encoded by the coding sequence ATGACCGGCCGACGTCGCACAAATCCAAGACACCGACAGGCCGAGGCGGACGGCGATGAAACCTCGATCCACATCGCCGGTACTGCTCCATCGCCCCGATTCGCAGCCATCATCATTGGGCTTGCGATTGTCTCTCTTACGCTGCTGGTCTACGCCCGCGCCATCGCCGGTGGATTCATCTGGGACGACGATTCCTACATCCTGAACAACGAGACGCTCAACCGCGCGGCTGGACTGTGGCGCATCTGGTTTGAAATCGGCGCGACACCGCAATACTACCCCCTCGTGTTCACCACGTTCTGGGTGGAAAATCAAATCTGGGGCCACTGGTCGCACGGCTACCACCTCGTCAACGTGCTGCTTCACGCCGGAACAGCATGGATGCTGTGGCGCATTCTGCGCGAATTGCGTGTGCCGGGCGCCGCCGCAGCGGCACTGATCTTCGCGCTGCACCCGGTCCATGTGGAATCCGTCGCATGGATCACCGAACGAAAGAATGTCCTCTCGGGTTTCTTTTACATGCTTGCGGCCTGGTACTTTATTCGATTCTCGCCAAACGAGACGAGCCGCGTAGCCGACGCGAACACGTCGGATTCGATGCGTAGCACGGCCCTGTCGCACCGGCCCTTGATGAACGAGGCGACTGTTCCAAACGCAAACTGGAAGTACTACATCCTGTCGCTGGCATGTTTCATCCTGGCACTACTTAGCAAGACCGTCACGGCGTCATTGCCCGCCGCGCTGTTGCTCGTCTATTGGTGGAAGACCGGCCGCATCAGTCGGCGAACCCTCATCGCGATGCTGCCCATGCTCGCATTGGGAGCTGCCGCAGGGCGAATCACTGCCTGGGTCGAGACGCATCATGTCGGCACCAAGTTCGTTGATCTGGATTTTTCTGCCGCCCAGCGCGTGCTGATCGCGGGCCGTGCCGTCTGGTTTTATCTCTGGAAGCTGCTCTGGCCGCATCCGTTGACCTTTATCTATCCCCGCTGGCGACTTGATGCGGCGAGCGCCTTGCAATGGGCTTTTCCCATGGCAGCAGTGCTTCTGGTGGGCATACTAGTGGTCCTGGTACGGCGAGCGGGGCGCGGCCCCCTGACGGCGGCGTTGTTCTTCGGTGGCACGCTCTTTCCCGCGCTGGGATTTGTCAGCGTTTTTCCCATGCGCTATTCCTTTGTCGCCGATCACTTTCAGTATCTCGCGAGCATCGGCCCGATTGTCTTCATCTGCGCCGGGGGCGCATGGCTGTTTCGGCGTATGCAGCTCGGCTCGACGCCCGCCTGCGTCGCGACCGGCCTTGCATGCCTCATACTCGGCATATTGACCTTTCGACAAGCCGGCGTGTACCGCGACCTCGTCACGCTCTGGGTCGATACGCTCAAGAAGAATCCCGACGCCACGATGGCCCGCAACAATCTCGGCGCCGAGTACCAGCGCCAGGGCCGGCTCGACGAGGCGATCACCTGTTATGTCGAATCCCTGGCACATCCTGATTGTTACGATCGACCGGACGTACTCACCAATCTCGCCAAGGCGTGGACGCTAAAAGGCGATTATCCGCGAGCCATCGAGTACTACGAGCAGGCGCTGGCCCTGCGACCTGACTTTCCGAAAGCGCGAAGCAACCTCGGCGCGATTCTCCAGCGCGTCGGCCGCGCGCGGGAGGCCGAGTCGCATCTTCGCGCATCCGTCGAGTCCTACCCCGAGAATCCGCTCGCGTGGAACAATCTCGGCAGCGTTCTGCTGGAACTCGGCCGCGCACAGGAGGCCCTGGACTGCCTGAAGAAAGCCGCGGCGCTGCGGCCCGATCTGCCCGACGCGCATTACAACATGGGAAACGCGCTCTTCAGGCTTCGTCGTTCGGAAGAAGCGCTTGCGGCCTACGGCGAAGCGATCCGGATTGATCCGAAGTACGTGGATGCTCATGTTAATCGCGCAAATGTCTTTTTACAAAGCGGGCAGATCGAGCGAGCGCGACAGGACCTGAACGAGGCGATACGGATTCAACCGGATCACGCCATCGGAAACTACCACCTTTCAAGCATCCTCGCGCGCGAAGGCCGCCGGGAAGAGGCTCAACGGCACTACACCATCGCGAAGCGCGGCCGACCCGATCTCCCGCCCCCCGCCGGGCTGACCGGCTCCTGA
- a CDS encoding glycosyltransferase family 4 protein, protein MQSSCPRVLTRSQRAVLASRCAVARRVVVLAVHHESSSGPRLLGGAEKYLLDTIDALLEAGADVQVAYSGATIYHPLVSHWGPFRLRVENVNWINADLHGDDVDDPATLAERMDWLASTRAATVFVVQQASGAAFRASIIAARRLGLRVVQSVRQPPAPLAGAGLFGSLSPWRRRAVARVRTAAAACDAIIFNSRRVRDEYARLYRLPADRCRVIHNGECVRVRPSAATNGRRLAVVGRLTPAKGVDIALDAFERIADRYPDATLTYFGDGPLRADLAARSNSAGLSERVRFAGYESNRDRIYAATDVCVLASRRESMSNATLEAMARGIPCITTDVGGQTELVEAGVTGWVVPPEDVAALAAAMDEALGNPRLASDRGDASRRRVAANFDRNRQREMTVACVLGMPDSFI, encoded by the coding sequence GTGCAATCCAGTTGCCCGCGGGTTCTGACGCGTTCGCAGCGCGCGGTGTTGGCGTCGCGCTGCGCAGTGGCGCGGCGGGTCGTGGTCTTGGCGGTGCATCACGAGTCATCGTCTGGACCTCGGTTGCTCGGCGGGGCAGAGAAGTACCTGCTGGACACGATCGACGCGCTGCTGGAGGCGGGCGCGGATGTGCAGGTGGCATACAGCGGGGCAACCATCTATCACCCGCTCGTGTCGCATTGGGGACCGTTTCGGCTGCGCGTTGAGAACGTGAACTGGATCAACGCGGATTTGCACGGCGATGACGTAGACGATCCTGCGACCCTTGCCGAAAGAATGGACTGGCTTGCGTCGACGCGCGCCGCGACCGTTTTCGTGGTGCAGCAGGCGTCGGGAGCCGCGTTTCGCGCGTCGATCATCGCGGCGCGACGGCTGGGCTTGCGCGTTGTCCAATCCGTCCGACAGCCGCCTGCGCCGTTGGCCGGAGCAGGATTGTTCGGATCACTCTCGCCGTGGCGGCGTCGAGCGGTGGCGCGCGTGCGGACCGCTGCCGCCGCGTGCGATGCGATTATCTTTAACAGCCGTCGCGTCCGCGACGAGTACGCTCGCCTGTATCGCTTGCCTGCCGATCGCTGCCGAGTGATCCACAATGGCGAGTGCGTTCGTGTGCGGCCATCCGCGGCGACCAATGGCCGGCGACTGGCGGTGGTAGGACGGCTGACGCCTGCCAAGGGGGTGGACATCGCGCTGGACGCCTTTGAACGAATTGCGGACCGTTATCCCGATGCGACGTTGACGTACTTTGGCGACGGGCCTCTTCGGGCGGACTTGGCGGCGCGATCAAACTCGGCTGGATTGAGTGAGCGCGTGCGGTTCGCGGGGTACGAATCAAATCGCGATCGGATCTATGCGGCGACGGACGTTTGCGTGTTGGCGTCGCGGCGAGAGTCGATGTCGAATGCGACGCTGGAGGCCATGGCGCGGGGCATCCCTTGTATCACGACGGATGTCGGCGGACAGACGGAACTGGTTGAAGCAGGGGTGACGGGCTGGGTGGTGCCACCGGAAGATGTTGCGGCGCTGGCCGCCGCGATGGATGAGGCGCTGGGCAATCCACGCCTTGCGTCCGACCGGGGAGACGCGTCGCGCCGGCGCGTCGCGGCGAATTTTGATCGCAATCGCCAGCGCGAGATGACGGTTGCTTGTGTGCTTGGAATGCCTGATTCGTTCATCTGA